The Verrucomicrobiia bacterium genome has a segment encoding these proteins:
- a CDS encoding redoxin domain-containing protein, translated as MRRAIALLAFVGLSTAAFAGAEIGKPAPEFEAKDINGKTHKLSDYKGKIVVLESYNLDCPFCANHFKTGAMQELQKDVTSKGGVWLVVNSVNPKNGSYRAPEKARAEWEKQKMNATAWLDDSSGTIGKAYNMQTTPHMYVIDASGTLVYNGAIDDKRATNHDPRAAKNYVKEVFGKLQAGEKVEPFETKPYGCNVKY; from the coding sequence ATGAGACGCGCTATTGCATTGCTGGCATTTGTCGGACTTTCAACCGCAGCCTTCGCGGGCGCCGAAATCGGCAAACCCGCTCCCGAGTTTGAGGCCAAGGATATCAACGGCAAAACTCACAAGCTTAGTGATTACAAGGGAAAGATTGTCGTGCTTGAATCGTACAATCTGGATTGTCCCTTCTGCGCCAATCATTTCAAGACAGGCGCCATGCAGGAACTGCAGAAAGACGTGACTTCGAAGGGCGGCGTCTGGCTGGTCGTGAATTCTGTTAATCCGAAAAACGGCAGTTATCGCGCCCCTGAAAAAGCGCGCGCCGAATGGGAAAAGCAAAAGATGAACGCGACCGCATGGCTGGATGACAGTTCAGGCACGATCGGGAAAGCGTATAACATGCAGACCACGCCGCACATGTATGTGATCGACGCGTCTGGAACGCTTGTCTATAACGGCGCCATCGACGATAAGCGTGCTACCAACCACGACCCGCGCGCTGCCAAGAATTACGTCAAGGAAGTTTTTGGCAAGCTGCAGGCCGGCGAGAAGGTCGAACCATTCGAAACCAAACCTTACGGCTGCAATGTGAAGTATTGA
- a CDS encoding acylphosphatase → MKRSRMQIFYSGHVQGVGFRYTVKTVAAGFEVVGSVRNLADGRVELVAEGLREELDAFREAIPDAGLARFIRNEDVSWGEAAGGFRGFEILR, encoded by the coding sequence ATGAAACGAAGCCGGATGCAGATTTTTTACTCGGGGCACGTGCAGGGAGTCGGCTTTCGCTATACCGTGAAAACTGTCGCCGCCGGGTTTGAGGTCGTTGGATCGGTCCGCAATCTCGCCGATGGCCGCGTGGAACTCGTGGCTGAGGGATTGAGGGAGGAATTGGACGCCTTCCGGGAAGCCATACCCGATGCCGGGCTGGCGCGTTTCATCCGAAATGAAGACGTTAGCTGGGGAGAAGCTGCGGGCGGGTTCCGCGGGTTTGAGATTTTAAGATAA
- a CDS encoding YXWGXW repeat-containing protein: MRKRLVSPLLSVVIGSVLTAGCINSHRDPDRVVIVPGQRIVVTEEPPPTRMEVMSTAPGSEHVWIAGHWMRANQRWVWVPGHWEMRPKVGATWTPGRWDKDPDGKGWVWVPGHWD, from the coding sequence ATGCGAAAGAGACTTGTTAGCCCGCTTCTCAGCGTCGTCATCGGATCTGTGCTCACTGCCGGCTGTATCAACTCGCATCGCGACCCGGACCGCGTTGTTATCGTTCCTGGCCAACGAATCGTAGTCACCGAAGAACCACCGCCCACGCGAATGGAAGTGATGAGCACAGCGCCGGGATCAGAGCACGTGTGGATCGCAGGTCATTGGATGCGCGCAAACCAGCGTTGGGTATGGGTGCCAGGACATTGGGAAATGCGCCCGAAGGTGGGTGCAACCTGGACTCCGGGACGCTGGGACAAAGATCCTGACGGCAAAGGCTGGGTCTGGGTGCCCGGCCATTGGGATTGA
- a CDS encoding metallophosphoesterase family protein, with protein MKFAIIADIHANLEAFQAVLEDIKTQKCTHYACLGDVIGYNADPKECLDIVRSMNIPCVKGNHDEYCSTDGALDGFNPAAAEAVNWTRQQLTEEDRQWLRDLKYVRMVTNFSIVHATLDGPQRWGYVFDKLAAAASFTYQNTSVCFFGHTHVPVAFMRDSVVRGGTYSKFKIEPGKKYFVNVGAVGQPRDNNPKAAYVVYDVDEGTIELRRLDYDIAAAQRKILAAGLPERLAERLAYGR; from the coding sequence ATGAAGTTCGCGATAATAGCCGACATTCACGCCAATCTGGAGGCGTTTCAGGCCGTTTTGGAAGACATCAAAACGCAGAAATGCACGCACTACGCCTGCCTCGGCGATGTCATCGGCTACAATGCCGACCCGAAGGAATGCCTCGATATTGTCCGCAGCATGAACATTCCCTGTGTGAAGGGGAATCACGATGAATACTGCTCGACTGACGGCGCACTCGATGGCTTCAATCCCGCCGCTGCGGAAGCAGTGAATTGGACGCGGCAACAATTGACCGAGGAAGACCGGCAGTGGTTGCGCGATCTTAAGTATGTCCGGATGGTCACCAATTTCTCGATCGTGCATGCCACCCTCGACGGCCCCCAGCGCTGGGGTTATGTGTTCGACAAGCTGGCTGCTGCAGCCAGCTTCACCTACCAGAACACTTCGGTCTGTTTCTTCGGCCACACGCACGTTCCCGTGGCGTTCATGCGGGACAGCGTTGTGCGCGGCGGCACGTATTCAAAGTTCAAAATCGAACCAGGCAAAAAATACTTTGTGAACGTTGGCGCTGTTGGACAGCCCCGTGACAACAATCCCAAGGCAGCTTACGTGGTTTACGATGTGGATGAAGGAACCATCGAACTGCGCCGCCTGGATTACGACATTGCGGCCGCCCAGCGGAAGATTCTTGCCGCAGGTTTGCCTGAGAGGCTGGCAGAACGCCTTGCCTACGGGCGTTAA
- a CDS encoding protein-disulfide reductase DsbD domain-containing protein → MRTLLSLITFVLCLVASHTQAAHTQARLLLSATSAKPGDTVTAGIHLQMDPHWHTYWKNPGASGIATEIKWSLPAGITAGEIEWPAPQKLPPDDLLTYIYEGEVVLVVSLQLSPDLPAGEHSIQANVSWLECKEQCIPGSAQVSGSLKIGEAAIASADSTVLKAWRQRVPSNFAGTVAAHWEEAVSEKIRPVVLEWSATGTGPADFFPFAFEDFEVQGSVENLKAPSGKIRIRKLVKRFEGEWPQQIAGLVVEGAGGSQKAWRASISISDAAPADASATSATPGLWQMLLYAFLGGMILNIMPCVLPVIALKILGFVSESQSHPGHVRKLGLIYGLGVLCSFLVLAAIVIGFNAAGKQAGWGMQFGSGPFVVGLTILVTLVALSLFGVFEINLGSRVMGSAGTLASKQGSAGAFFNGVLATILATPCTAPFLGLALGFAFAQPPAIIVLMFLTIGAGLAFPYVLLAFQPGWLRFLPRPGAWMERFKIGMGFPTLATAVWLFSLTQAHYGNGVLWIAMFLVIVSMAAWIYGEFVQRGRQHRGLAAGVALGVLALGYAFTLESQLQWRQPAAAGNRTIEQKSGGLAWEPWSPEAVAEAQAAGRPVLVDFTADWCLTCQANKKFAIEVPSVEAKLREINGLALMGDYTLFPPAIREELRRYNRAGVPLVLVYPGTSGAQPEVLPEALTPGRVLKALESAHAKKS, encoded by the coding sequence GTGCGCACCCTTCTGAGTCTCATTACGTTTGTCCTTTGCCTGGTCGCGAGTCATACGCAGGCGGCCCATACCCAGGCCCGTCTGCTTCTCTCGGCGACCTCTGCAAAACCTGGAGACACTGTGACCGCTGGGATTCACCTGCAGATGGATCCGCACTGGCACACGTATTGGAAGAATCCCGGGGCGTCAGGCATTGCCACTGAAATCAAATGGTCGCTGCCTGCCGGAATTACGGCAGGCGAAATCGAATGGCCTGCACCACAGAAACTGCCGCCCGACGACCTCCTTACCTATATTTACGAAGGTGAAGTTGTTCTGGTCGTTTCGTTGCAGTTGTCCCCCGACCTGCCGGCAGGCGAGCATTCCATCCAGGCAAATGTTTCCTGGCTGGAGTGCAAGGAACAATGCATCCCCGGCAGCGCCCAGGTCTCGGGCTCCTTGAAGATTGGTGAGGCTGCCATCGCCTCTGCGGACAGCACTGTTTTGAAAGCGTGGCGGCAGCGAGTTCCGTCGAACTTCGCGGGAACCGTCGCAGCCCATTGGGAAGAGGCGGTTTCCGAGAAGATCCGGCCTGTCGTGCTGGAATGGAGTGCGACGGGCACCGGACCTGCGGATTTCTTTCCATTCGCGTTTGAAGACTTCGAGGTCCAGGGCTCCGTGGAAAATCTAAAGGCGCCCTCGGGCAAGATTCGCATTCGCAAGCTGGTGAAGCGATTTGAAGGCGAATGGCCGCAACAGATTGCCGGACTTGTCGTCGAGGGCGCGGGTGGATCTCAGAAAGCCTGGCGTGCGTCCATTTCGATAAGCGACGCCGCACCCGCAGACGCGTCCGCCACATCAGCGACGCCGGGCCTGTGGCAAATGTTGCTGTATGCCTTCCTGGGCGGAATGATCCTCAACATCATGCCCTGTGTGCTGCCCGTCATCGCGCTGAAGATCCTCGGGTTCGTGAGCGAGTCGCAAAGCCACCCGGGCCATGTGCGGAAACTGGGATTGATTTACGGACTCGGTGTTCTTTGTTCCTTCCTCGTACTCGCCGCAATCGTGATCGGCTTCAATGCGGCTGGCAAACAAGCGGGTTGGGGCATGCAGTTTGGCAGCGGTCCCTTCGTCGTCGGGCTCACGATCCTCGTCACTCTGGTCGCCCTGAGCTTGTTCGGTGTTTTCGAAATCAATCTCGGATCGCGTGTCATGGGCAGCGCGGGAACGCTGGCGTCGAAGCAAGGATCCGCGGGCGCCTTCTTCAATGGCGTGCTCGCAACGATCCTTGCGACCCCGTGCACGGCCCCGTTTCTCGGCCTCGCGCTGGGATTCGCGTTCGCGCAACCTCCCGCCATCATCGTGCTGATGTTCCTCACGATCGGAGCCGGGCTGGCATTTCCTTATGTGTTGCTGGCGTTTCAACCGGGATGGTTGCGATTTCTTCCGCGACCCGGCGCCTGGATGGAACGATTCAAAATAGGCATGGGATTTCCAACGCTCGCGACTGCGGTGTGGCTGTTCAGCCTTACTCAAGCGCACTATGGAAACGGGGTTTTATGGATCGCCATGTTCCTGGTGATCGTTTCGATGGCGGCGTGGATATATGGGGAATTTGTGCAACGCGGACGACAGCATCGTGGCCTCGCGGCCGGGGTTGCATTGGGCGTGCTGGCGCTGGGTTATGCATTCACCCTTGAATCGCAACTTCAATGGCGCCAACCCGCCGCCGCGGGCAATCGCACGATCGAGCAAAAAAGTGGGGGGCTCGCGTGGGAACCCTGGAGCCCTGAGGCCGTCGCCGAAGCCCAGGCTGCAGGGCGTCCGGTACTCGTGGATTTCACGGCTGATTGGTGCCTCACGTGCCAGGCCAACAAGAAGTTTGCCATCGAGGTTCCGTCGGTTGAGGCGAAGTTGCGTGAGATCAATGGCCTGGCGTTGATGGGCGATTACACTTTGTTTCCGCCTGCCATTCGCGAGGAATTGCGGCGATACAACCGCGCGGGAGTTCCACTCGTCCTGGTTTATCCCGGGACCTCGGGCGCACAACCGGAAGTCTTGCCTGAGGCCCTCACACCCGGACGCGTTTTGAAGGCGCTGGAATCGGCTCACGCAAAGAAATCCTGA
- a CDS encoding zinc ribbon domain-containing protein: MPIYEFHCEKCDRDSEILVRSNDWEGTACPHCGSTRLAKKFSIFASSAGGSQAASPAPRKGGGGGCGRCCGGGPHSH; the protein is encoded by the coding sequence ATGCCGATTTACGAATTCCATTGTGAGAAATGCGATCGGGACAGCGAAATCCTTGTTCGCTCCAACGATTGGGAAGGCACCGCCTGCCCTCACTGCGGTTCAACCAGGCTGGCGAAGAAATTTTCAATCTTTGCGTCGAGTGCCGGCGGTTCCCAGGCCGCATCGCCTGCCCCGCGCAAGGGCGGAGGGGGTGGTTGCGGACGTTGCTGCGGTGGCGGACCCCACTCGCATTGA
- a CDS encoding PEP-CTERM sorting domain-containing protein (PEP-CTERM proteins occur, often in large numbers, in the proteomes of bacteria that also encode an exosortase, a predicted intramembrane cysteine proteinase. The presence of a PEP-CTERM domain at a protein's C-terminus predicts cleavage within the sorting domain, followed by covalent anchoring to some some component of the (usually Gram-negative) cell surface. Many PEP-CTERM proteins exhibit an unusual sequence composition that includes large numbers of potential glycosylation sites. Expression of one such protein has been shown restore the ability of a bacterium to form floc, a type of biofilm.), with protein sequence MNLIFLIAVAALAGSVLPASAATLYSEDFQSFATGTVNPADWWSFHGPGSVTASLTVQSSGIGGSQALEMNVDASGAFGTDWYFYAGVGRSDIVPAGSLAAFAPGDITLSLDIALFGATVAPDLGLFVTQFSGDKVWETRFNPVLPADGSFTHLDLNLGQGTLTGAWVWDPTLAISINSVSFNSTGFPLAAGNRVILDNVVISVIPEPTAIALLTVAAVFATRRRSR encoded by the coding sequence ATGAATTTGATTTTTTTGATCGCCGTGGCAGCCCTGGCGGGCAGTGTATTGCCTGCTTCGGCAGCAACTCTCTACAGCGAGGACTTTCAATCGTTTGCAACCGGAACCGTGAACCCTGCCGATTGGTGGTCATTTCATGGACCCGGCAGCGTCACGGCTTCGCTAACAGTACAGTCCAGCGGCATCGGCGGTTCTCAGGCTCTCGAGATGAATGTGGACGCGTCAGGCGCGTTTGGAACGGACTGGTATTTCTACGCGGGCGTCGGCCGATCCGACATCGTCCCAGCTGGCTCGCTGGCTGCATTCGCGCCCGGCGACATCACCTTGTCGCTCGACATCGCCTTGTTTGGCGCGACTGTCGCTCCCGATCTCGGACTCTTTGTCACTCAGTTTTCGGGCGACAAGGTTTGGGAAACGCGTTTCAATCCAGTTCTGCCGGCTGACGGGAGCTTCACGCACCTCGATCTCAACCTGGGGCAGGGCACCCTGACGGGTGCATGGGTGTGGGATCCGACTCTGGCGATCAGCATTAACAGCGTGAGTTTCAACAGCACGGGTTTTCCGCTGGCTGCAGGCAACCGGGTTATTCTGGACAATGTTGTGATCAGCGTAATCCCCGAGCCGACGGCCATCGCACTGCTCACAGTGGCAGCCGTTTTCGCGACGCGGCGGCGGAGCCGATAA
- a CDS encoding prepilin-type N-terminal cleavage/methylation domain-containing protein: MKNTIHPPSFPRHKSGFTLIELLVVIAIIAILAALLLPALAKTKEKARRIKCMNNMKQLGVTMFMYASESRDKLPQEPTATADARPPGFGDWAHDVTRRYIDLFLANGSTRQLFYCAGLMNSVNEIDAFKPLPGQSWSWWDFTPDRRIIGMSLYTKRYAADQRTGENGFRFIGATTETNRPSDTVILSDDLLSLNNTRPYNFVVPSENVPPQYGGAYRPPHRDGSTPAGVNSLFLDSHVSWRKLQDLKVGYRAGSSRQPYHFF, from the coding sequence ATGAAGAACACGATTCACCCCCCGTCGTTTCCCCGCCATAAAAGCGGTTTCACACTCATTGAACTCCTGGTTGTCATCGCGATCATAGCGATCCTCGCTGCCCTCCTCTTGCCGGCCTTGGCAAAAACCAAGGAGAAGGCACGCCGGATCAAGTGCATGAACAACATGAAGCAGCTTGGGGTGACGATGTTCATGTACGCTTCGGAAAGCCGCGACAAGCTGCCACAGGAACCGACGGCGACAGCTGATGCCCGCCCCCCGGGGTTTGGCGACTGGGCACATGACGTCACGAGACGCTATATCGATCTGTTCCTGGCAAACGGCTCGACGCGTCAGCTTTTCTACTGCGCGGGCTTGATGAACAGCGTGAACGAAATCGACGCATTTAAGCCTCTTCCCGGCCAAAGCTGGAGTTGGTGGGATTTCACGCCGGATCGTCGCATCATTGGAATGAGCCTTTATACCAAACGTTATGCAGCCGATCAGCGCACAGGAGAAAACGGGTTCCGTTTTATCGGGGCCACGACGGAAACAAATCGGCCGAGCGACACGGTCATTTTAAGTGACGATCTGCTATCGTTGAACAACACGCGCCCCTACAACTTCGTTGTTCCCAGCGAGAACGTACCGCCTCAATACGGCGGGGCTTACCGCCCGCCTCATCGGGATGGCAGCACTCCCGCGGGCGTGAACAGCTTGTTTCTCGATTCGCATGTGTCCTGGCGCAAATTGCAGGACCTGAAAGTTGGTTACCGGGCCGGCAGCAGCAGACAGCCCTATCATTTCTTCTGA
- a CDS encoding phospholipase D-like domain-containing protein: MSAVQEDTTCNWLCTGDEVFPSMLEAIDAARTSVRLETYIYAADALGQRFRDALARACERGVSVKVLVDGLGSLAVPAEFWAPLQACGGEVRVFNPVVLRRMSIRNHRKLLVCDDHTAYVGGFNISTKYEGDGVRCGWCDLGLKMKGPLAVRLAASFDEMFDRAAFRHKPFMRLRRFNAKRAVPGRAEQILLSGPGRGRSPIKRALTKDIAQARDVKIIAAYFLPTWALRRALARVVRRGGRVQLILAGKSDVVVSQLAGRSLYRRFLNAGVEIFEYQPQILHAKLIIVDDVVYIGSANLDQRSLQINYELMIRFDSPEISEQARAAFANNLNHSQAITLEEWRKTRTLWRRIKQRWAYFLLVRVDPFIARWQWRTLPD, translated from the coding sequence ATGTCAGCCGTTCAGGAAGACACCACATGCAACTGGCTTTGCACCGGTGATGAAGTTTTTCCCAGCATGCTCGAGGCGATCGATGCAGCGCGCACTTCGGTGCGGCTTGAGACCTACATTTACGCCGCCGATGCACTTGGACAGCGGTTCCGCGACGCCTTGGCGCGCGCCTGCGAGCGCGGCGTGTCGGTGAAGGTCCTGGTGGACGGGTTGGGTTCCCTTGCAGTGCCTGCCGAGTTCTGGGCGCCGCTCCAGGCTTGTGGAGGCGAAGTGCGCGTGTTCAATCCGGTCGTGCTCCGGCGTATGTCGATTCGCAACCATCGCAAACTTCTGGTGTGCGACGATCACACGGCTTATGTGGGTGGGTTCAACATATCCACAAAGTACGAGGGCGATGGAGTTCGTTGCGGCTGGTGCGACCTCGGCCTGAAAATGAAAGGGCCGCTTGCGGTGCGTCTCGCCGCGTCATTCGATGAGATGTTCGACCGCGCAGCGTTTCGGCACAAACCCTTCATGCGGCTGCGGCGGTTCAACGCAAAACGGGCGGTGCCCGGGCGGGCTGAGCAGATCCTCCTCAGCGGGCCTGGCCGCGGCCGAAGTCCAATCAAACGCGCGCTCACGAAGGACATCGCCCAGGCGCGCGACGTTAAAATCATCGCGGCCTATTTTCTCCCCACCTGGGCTTTGCGGCGCGCGCTGGCTCGTGTTGTCCGTCGAGGCGGGCGCGTGCAGTTGATCCTCGCGGGGAAGTCGGATGTTGTGGTGTCACAGCTCGCCGGCCGGTCGCTGTATCGCCGATTCCTCAACGCTGGTGTGGAAATCTTTGAATACCAGCCGCAGATCCTGCATGCCAAGCTGATCATTGTCGACGACGTGGTTTACATTGGGTCGGCGAATCTCGACCAGCGCAGTTTGCAGATCAATTATGAACTGATGATCCGTTTTGATTCGCCGGAAATTTCTGAACAGGCGCGGGCTGCGTTTGCGAATAACCTGAATCACAGCCAGGCAATCACGCTCGAGGAGTGGCGAAAAACACG
- the waaF gene encoding lipopolysaccharide heptosyltransferase II, with amino-acid sequence MKILILKPSSLGDVIQALPVLRLLKLHWPKSEIYWWIDSSLAPLLESDPDLKGVVRFHRRRWGSPIRWPEMLRSILWLREQRFDYVIDLQCLARSGAFAWLSRGESLIGLDEVREGARGFYDFAAQRPSYFTHAVDWYLETLRKIGVPVHFNFEWLPIRAQVLQSLQERWQTDQFRWIVLQPGARWRNKRWPAENFAEVTRQLASANPELRFAVLGGSDDAEMGRQIALAAPDRCLDLTGKLSLPEMIEWIRACELMISNDTGPMHVAAALGKPVIGIFGPTEPRRTGPYGQLDRALQTELHCVPCMKPFCVNPVQLECLHRITPAAVLAQARPLLESR; translated from the coding sequence TTGAAAATTCTCATTCTCAAGCCGAGTTCCCTCGGTGATGTCATTCAAGCGCTGCCAGTTCTTCGGCTCCTCAAGCTGCACTGGCCGAAGAGCGAAATCTACTGGTGGATTGATTCCAGCCTCGCGCCGCTTCTTGAGAGTGATCCAGATCTTAAAGGCGTTGTCCGGTTCCATCGCCGCCGCTGGGGATCACCCATTCGTTGGCCGGAAATGCTGCGAAGCATTCTCTGGCTTCGCGAGCAGCGCTTCGACTACGTCATCGACCTGCAATGTCTTGCCCGCAGCGGGGCCTTTGCGTGGCTGTCACGCGGCGAGTCGTTGATCGGGCTGGATGAAGTCCGGGAGGGCGCGCGTGGATTCTATGATTTTGCCGCGCAGCGGCCCTCGTATTTCACGCACGCCGTCGATTGGTATCTTGAGACGCTCAGGAAGATCGGAGTTCCCGTTCACTTCAATTTTGAGTGGCTGCCGATTCGGGCGCAGGTTTTGCAATCGCTGCAGGAGCGCTGGCAAACAGATCAGTTTCGCTGGATCGTTCTTCAGCCCGGCGCCCGCTGGCGGAACAAACGCTGGCCCGCGGAGAACTTTGCCGAAGTAACCCGGCAACTCGCGTCCGCAAATCCTGAATTGCGCTTTGCGGTTCTCGGAGGTTCCGACGACGCCGAAATGGGACGTCAGATCGCTCTGGCTGCTCCGGATCGCTGCCTGGATCTTACGGGGAAATTGTCGCTGCCGGAAATGATCGAGTGGATTCGCGCCTGTGAACTCATGATCAGCAACGACACGGGACCCATGCATGTTGCGGCCGCGCTTGGCAAACCGGTGATTGGAATATTTGGCCCCACGGAACCGCGGCGCACCGGGCCGTACGGTCAACTCGATCGGGCGCTGCAAACCGAACTGCATTGCGTGCCCTGCATGAAACCGTTCTGCGTCAATCCGGTGCAACTCGAATGCCTGCATCGCATCACGCCCGCCGCAGTCCTGGCGCAAGCTAGGCCGCTTCTCGAATCGCGCTGA